A stretch of the Epinephelus fuscoguttatus linkage group LG2, E.fuscoguttatus.final_Chr_v1 genome encodes the following:
- the tnfaip8l3 gene encoding tumor necrosis factor alpha-induced protein 8-like protein 3, with translation MDSDSGEQSDGDLSPGQESFNSRSLALQAQKKILSKMATMVVANMLTDDTSSEILDELYKTSREYTKSKKEAHKIIKDVIKIALKIGILYRNHQFSPDELDTVERFKKKMNQAAMTAVSFYEVEYTFDRNILSELLLECRDLLHTLVEQHLTARSHARIDHVFNHFAHGEFLAELYGDREEYRLSLRKICNGINKLLDEGTL, from the exons ATGGATTCAGACTCTGGAGAGCAGAGTGACGGAGACCTGTCTCCAG GACAGGAGAGCTTCAACTCTCGCTCTCTGGCCCTGCAGGCCCAGAAAAAGATCCTCAGCAAGATGGCAACCATGGTGGTAGCCAACATGCTGACGGATGACACCAGCAGCGAGATCCTGGACGAGCTCTACAAGACGAGCCGGGAGTACACCAAGAGCAAAAAGGAGGCCCACAAGATCATCAAGGACGTCATCAAGATCGCCCTGAAGATCGGCATCTTGTACCGCAACCACCAGTTCAGCCCCGACGAGCTGGATACAGTAGAGCGCTTCAAGAAGAAGATGAACCAGGCGGCCATGACAGCGGTGTCGTTCTACGAGGTGGAGTACACCTTTGACAGGAATATTCTGTCGGAGCTCCTGCTGGAGTGCAGGGACCTGCTTCACACCCTGGTCGAGCAGCACCTGACGGCGCGCTCACACGCACGCATCGATCACGTTTTCAACCATTTTGCCCACGGGGAGTTCCTGGCCGAGCTGTACGGGGACAGAGAGGAGTACAGACTCTCCCTGAGGAAGATCTGCAATGGCATCAACAAACTGCTGGACGAAGGAACGCTTTAA